From Penicillium psychrofluorescens genome assembly, chromosome: 1, one genomic window encodes:
- a CDS encoding uncharacterized protein (ID:PFLUO_000550-T1.cds;~source:funannotate), with amino-acid sequence MADKRVEKDSLGQLELPAEVLYGINTSRSLENFPLSGRSIKTWPDFIHAFAIVKQATARANCEIGTLTAEQADAIYAACEEVKLGRHDAHLVVDVLEGSGGTSTNMNINEVIANLATKASGRSLSDYSFVHPNDHVNLGQSTNDVLPTAMKLAVHRAMAGALRTLRQLADAFSTKREEYKSVLRLGRTCLQDAQPMTLGQAFGGYETVTRRHAEQLDTIREQLLIVPLGGTAIGTGFGSNPRYKKAVFRHLSSLFDTKVEPAGNAFDGMQNMDTCARLSGELRNTANTLWKIANDLIILSSGPSGGIGEVTLPSVQAGSSIMPGKVNPVIPIAVCQVAIAITGNDAAIAMGCQQGMLEINHFEMLVCDRLLDSIRLLIGATEIFTRRCVDGIVANKDVSRKNLLASSALATALVPTLGYAQVSTIVRAALAEKRPFLDVVVEKGLLTEGEITSVMERLIYDDNVSTPERSQYEPKCNGSSNHQLVESPQITGGLPRVNGSRNASVGIRAAKNPSDAAITLLREDYKIDQN; translated from the coding sequence ATGGCAGACAAAAGGGTCGAAAAAGACAGCCTTGGCCAGCTAGAGCTACCAGCCGAGGTACTTTACGGCATTAACACCTCTCGGTCGCTTGAGAATTTCCCTCTCTCCGGAAGATCTATCAAAACATGGCCCGACTTTATCCATGCTTTCGCTATAGTAAAGCAAGCAACAGCTCGTGCAAACTGCGAAATTGGTACCCTGACAGCAGAGCAGGCAGATGCTATATATGCCGCCTGCGAAGAAGTGAAACTCGGCAGGCATGATGCACATCTGGTCGTTGACGTGCTGGAGGGATCGGGTGGCACCTCGACCAATATGAATATCAATGAAGTGATCGCCAATCTCGCTACAAAAGCCTCAGGGCGGTCGCTCTCCGACTACAGTTTTGTTCATCCAAACGACCACGTCAATTTGGGACAGTCGACTAATGACGTGCTTCCGACTGCTATGAAGCTGGCCGTCCATCGTGCGATGGCGGGAGCTCTGCGTACGCTTCGTCAGCTGGCCGATGCATTCTCGACGAAGCGAGAGGAATATAAGTCTGTCCTTCGTCTGGGAAGGACATGTCTTCAAGACGCGCAACCAATGACCCTCGGCCAGGCGTTTGGAGGCTACGAGACAGTCACCCGACGACACGCAGAACAGCTCGACACAATTCGCGAGCAATTGTTGATAGTTCCCCTAGGAGGAACAGCCATCGGAACCGGGTTTGGATCAAATCCAAGGTACAAAAAGGCGGTGTTCCGGCATTTGTCCTCATTATTCGACACCAAAGTAGAACCCGCCGGTAACGCGTTTGATGGCATGCAAAACATGGACACTTGTGCCCGTCTGTCAGGGGAGCTGCGCAATACTGCAAACACTTTATGGAAGATCGCCAACGACCTGATTATCTTGTCTTCTGGTCCCAGTGGTGGGATCGGCGAGGTCACTCTACCTTCAGTCCAGGCCGGATCCTCTATCATGCCTGGGAAGGTTAATCCTGTCATTCCGATAGCAGTTTGTCAAGTGGCCATTGCTATCACTGGTAACGATGCCGCAATTGCAATGGGCTGCCAGCAAGGCATGCTTGAAATAAACCACTTTGAGATGCTTGTATGCGACCGCCTCCTTGACAGTATCCGCCTGCTCATTGGCGCTACCGAGATCTTTACTCGCCGATGCGTTGACGGCATAGTTGCGAACAAGGATGTCTCACGCAAGAATTTGCTCGCATCCAGCGCGCTGGCTACTGCTCTTGTGCCAACTCTTGGCTATGCGCAGGTTTCGACCATTGTCCGCGCTGCCCTGGCAGAAAAACGACCTTTTCTAGATGTTGTCGTCGAAAAGGGGCTACTCACAGAAGGTGAGATCACGTCGGTCATGGAACGCTTGATTTATGACGACAACGTTTCAACGCCGGAGAGGAGTCAATACGAGCCCAAATGTAATGGATCCAGCAACCATCAATTAGTTGAGAGTCCGCAAATTACCGGTGGATTGCCGAGAGTCAATGGTTCCAGGAATGCAAGTGTCGGAATAAGAGCAGCTAAGAACCCCTCAGATGCTGCTATTACTCTACTGCGAGAGGATTATAAAATCGATCAGAACTAG